The following is a genomic window from Akkermansiaceae bacterium.
TCCCTGTTCTGGTTAATGCCCATGTAGAGGCCGCAACGCTGAGGGTAGGCACCGGTTAGAAATGCCGCACGCGACGGCGAGCAGATCGACGCCCCGGTGTGAAAATCAATGAACTTGATGCCCTCCGCCGCCATCCGGTCAATGTGAGGGGTGTTTACCTTGGTTGCACCATAGCAACTCACATCGCTGTAGCCCATGTCATCCATGAGGATGAAAATGACATTCGGTTTTTTGGCTGGCTCTGTGGGTGTTGATGATTCCGCAGCTACGGCTTGCCCGGCCAAGGCAATAACGGATGTTAGAATAATCCGGGATAGTGTTTGTTTGCTCATTTTGGATTCTGATTAGCTCCCGGGAAAATATCTTATACGGTCTTATCCCGCCTCGACCGTAAAAACCCTCCGGAGGGTCCGGAGGGTTTTTGTAAATCATCGATAGGGCATTTGGTTATGAGGCTACTTGCGCCGGCGCAGGATCAGGGCGAGGCCACCGAGTCCGAGCAGGGCGGCTGAGGATGGCTCGGGGATGGCTACGGTTCCTTCGACAACCAAGTTGTCAATTTGACCGCGCGATGTAGTCCCATTCCCATTGGAGCCCCACATGTAGATGCGGAACTCGACCGAAGTGATACCCTGAAATGTTGAATCTCCGGAAAGGTCGATGTGAATGTCGTCAAATGCCGTCAGGCCTTGGACAACCCCGATCACCTTATCCGTCGTCAACAAAGCATTTGCTGCAACCCAGGTAGACCCCCCGTTCACCTGTGCTAGCACGTTCCACGTATCCGCAGGCCTGTTGTTAGTGGTGGATGCCACAGCACCGCCAACCGAGAAGTCACTGATGTTCAGAGTCGTCCCCGGCGTATCCACAGCGATCGTGAATGTCACGTAATCATTAGCAGTAATGGCGTTGGCAAGACTATTTGCCGTTGCACCTTCCGTGGTTTGACCGAAGTTGCCTGAGTCGGTCCTGCCAAAGGCCGTTCCGCTGGCTGCAAATCCCGTGTTGTCGCCAATCGTTGCGGTATCATGAACGAACGGAACCCAGTTATTCAACCCACCCACCCCGTCAAGAGCACTGGTCACGATGACACCGCTGGCGAGAACCGTCGGGTCTCCCGTCGCAGGGTCGGTCCCCTGGGTAGACGTAAGAGAGTTACCGAAATCCCAACCAGCCAGAACGACCGCTTGGGTAGAAACAGCACTTGCGCACAGTGCGGCGCAGATGAATCCTAATGTCTTTTTCATGTTCTTTTTCATTTTATGATATTTTTCAGCATGCGAGCGTCGTTAGATTCTATATGACTCAATCTTGCAGACATTTCGCCCTACTTTCCACAGTATCATAGCCACTTCCAAACAGGCTGTCCATACCCTGAAAAGGGTATATTTCAGGGAAAACACGCATCCAGACGGGGGCCAACCATGATCAAAAATAAAGATCCAACCCACCTCACTAACAAACACGGTCTTATCGGACAGGTCAGAGAGGGCGGGTTAGCAACTTACCGGTAGGTTGCTCGTGCGCCCGGTTACCTGTCGCGATAAGGCACGGCCTGATTGCCGTGATGGGGCGAGAAAAAAATACCCTTTTCAGGGGATTGCCAAAACCGGGGCATGATATGCTATATTGTAACTACACCCGTGATGGCATCATGCAATCTACGGGTTTGCCTGGCCCATGAAAATAGGCGTTTCTCCATCACCTGAGTTTCCTGTTCGTGTTCCAACGAACCCTGCTCTTGCGTGTACCCGGGCAAGGAAGGGTTTTGCACTGATAGCGACCATTAGCATCATGGTGCTTCTCGTGATGATCGCCTTGGCGCTGTTGAGTCTCAGCACGCTGACGATCCGAAGCACGGAAGCTGACAAAAACCAGAAAACCGCACAAGCGAACGCACGGCTCTCCTTGATGATGGCCATGTCCAGACTACAGCTTCTAGCAGGTTCCGACACACGAGTCACGGCACCGTCGTCTGTGTTGGCTAGTGGAGGTGGAGGATACGGCTCGCCAGCATCTTACGGAGTGTGGCGTTCATGGGAGGGTGAGGACCACGACCCGGCTTCCGGACTCCCGGTCGCGCCGGATTATGCCTCAAAGCTACAGGACGCCGATGATTCAGGCGCGGGTGGAGGCAAGTTTCTCGGCTGGCTGGTCTCTGGTGAGGAAGCTGACAATGCGGCTAGCTCCCCCCCCCATCTGCAACAGGGTGCCAACACCGTCGCCTTGCTTTCAGACGGAACCCTGGGGACAAATTCAGCTTCCGAGGTTCACCTGCAACCGACACCCGTAGAGAATGGCGGCTCCTATGCGTGGTGGATTACCGGGGAAAATACCAAGGCTCGACTGAAGCCGACCGTGGCGGCGGCGGGAAAATTCGCAGCCACCGAACAAATACAAATCTCGCCCGGCCCAAGCGGCTCGGCTTTCAACATTGCAGACGCCACCCATGCCGATCGGGCCATCACCAGACACTCCCTGGATTTCCTGCGGAAAAATGACACGGCAATGCCGTCGGAGTATTTCCACGACTTGACCGCCTACTCGAGCGGCCTGCTGACCAATGTCGCCAATGGTGGTTGGAAGCGTGATCTTTCCCTGTTTGCCGAGAACTTCGATTCCATCCCGGAGGATTTTCCATCGTTTACCTTACGCCCCGGAAAAGTTTGGACGTCGGGTAAGTACAACAGCAGCTCGTCATCCAATCCACTTATTTACTCCTGGAGCAACTGGTCCAGATCACCTTTCCAGAACTCGGTCAGCTGGGCGGCTTTGGCTGACTTCGCAACCCAATACAAGCAACTGAAAAGCTCTGGCAATGCAGTGGCGGTGATCGAGGATTCAACGGAGTATCAGCGCGTACAAGATAACCAGCAGTGGGAGATGACCGATACCGTGCGTCGCATGCCCGTGGTCGCTCGTATTCACACCGTCTTTTCACTCAGTGCCAAGAAGATCAGCGACGATGTCTACCAGCCCTGTGTCGTTGTCAATCCGGTGGTCACCATGTGGAACCCCTACGATGTCGCATTGGATATGAGTTGGCGCGCGAACTTCTATATGGATGTCACCATGGCCTCTCCATTCAGCATCCGTTTTGAGCTGAATGATGTGAAGAAGGTGAAAAGCCTGGAGGCCATCGGGTTGAAGAATTTATACATACCAACCGGTTCCCCGTCCTCAACATGGCTACCCGGAGAAGTGCGGGTTTTCTCGCCGTCGGGTGGTGAAACCGTGGAAAACGAAACCAATGTGCTGCGATATGACATTGGATGCAATCCAGCAGGTGGTGTTCAGTACAATATCCCCGGTCTTGCCAACGCAGCGGGGAGCGATTCCCTATCGGCGACAGAGGCATTGCTGGTAGCAATTCATAATGGACCCAATGTGGAAGGCACCGGGGTATATTATACACTCAAGAGAGCCACAAGCAGGCTCACCAGACCGCCCAATACGGCGAATAAGAGTTGCCTGTTAGACGATTTAACCAACGCCCAACGGATGCTGGGGCAGAACCTGACTCTGACAGGGGTCAAAGACAGCTTGCATAGCTTGAGTAGCAACCCAAAGCCATTTCTGACAGTAGCCATGACCATGCGATACGCCAGGGATGTCAATGACCAGATGAGTAATATCATCGTCAATGGTATCCATAACATGAACCCGGCAGTTGGTTATATGGTTACGGCTGATGAGGACCAGAACGCCACCCCGTTGCTGGATCGGTTTGATCCCTATCCCTTTAACGTTCTGCTCTACCGCGTCAATGACTACACGGACCCAAACATGCCCTCCGGAATCATGCTGGACCCCGAGGGGTATGTGGGAAGCGGTTTTAAATCCAATGACGGGCTTTCCAACCTGATCCTGCTAGAGGTTCCCAAAAGGCCCCTGGTCTCGATTGGTGATCTACAGCACTTCAATGTCAACAAGTGCAATCACTGGCCACCCTACACACTCAACGCCCTGGGGAACAGCCGCACCAGCCCCTTTATAGAAAGTGATAAAATCCGGGTTTCCCAGACGAGTGGCAGGGTTGTCGGCCATGACCACAGCTACGCCTTTAATCACCTGATGCTGGACGATTGGTTTGTCTCCTCGCTTACTCCGGAAATGCAAGAATGGTCGTCGTCCGAAGCGCGGGGGATCGAGGAGGTGTATGCAAAACACCTCAGTGGCGAAAAACACCTTCCTCATCACTACTACAAACCCGCCAGCCCGGTAAGCGCCTCCCAGGCAGCCACGACAGCCGCTGGTTTCCTGGGCGACAAAGACGCCTGGCAGAAGGTGGCGGCCGAGCTTGAGGTGGAAGGCATGTTCAATATCAACTCCACCTCCGAGCTTGCCTGGGCGATGATCCTGAAACGGGCATTCGGAACGGGCTCTTCAGCAGCCGAAAATGGGGGTGTCCTGACTCTGGCCGACTCGACCCCGGGCACGGCCAATCCATCCACCACCCTGGAGGACGGCGATGGCAGCCCGTTCCCCCGGACTACCCTCATCTCCGATGGCTCGGCAGGAAATGCTGCGCAAACCATCCTTTCCCAGCACAAACGCTTCACGGACGAGCAAATAACGGCACTTGCCCGCGAAATTGTGGTGGAGATCAAAAAACGTGGCCCGTTCCTATCGCTCTCCGAGTTCTTCAACCGTCAGCTTGCATACGACAAGGATCTTGCGCTCGCAGGTGCTGTGGAATCCGCGCTCATGCGCTTGGCCTCATCCTACAACAGTGAAAACCCCTTCCAGGACCTGCAAAGGAATTTCACCGACACCGCCTCGACCCATAATTTATTGGGTGAGGCGCTCAGCTATCCCTTTCCCGAGGCCGCCGAGGGAAACCCCGCCTATGGGTTCCCAGGGTGGACGCGGCAGGCTGATGTGTTGCGTCCTATCAGCGGAATCCTTACCGCCCGCGACGACACCTTCACGATTCGCGCCTATGGCGATGCGCGTGACCCGGTTACCCACAAGATTCTCGCCAGGGCATGGTGCGAAGCGGTGGTCCAGCGAAAGGCCGATTACCTCGATAGTTCAGCATCAGGAGGCGACAACAAATACACACTCCCCTCGGACTCCACCCTCAATTCCGCGGTGAACAGGCGCTTCGGGCGGGCCTTCGAAATCATCCAGTTCCGCTGGCTGGCCTCCGACGAGGTCTGACACCCGCTTTCCTGAATCACCTGAGATACCCCGCCAACCCATCTATGCACCAGCGCGCCAGCCATTGCATCCTTGTCGTGTTATTCTGCCTCTTGACCGAGGTTCTCTATGCCGACCGACCAGTGCGTGTCCTCTATTATCAGGCACCTCCGGATGCGCCCGGGAATGCCTATATCTATGCAGGCCCGACACGGATCGGGCAAACCAAACTGCCACGCCACAACTTCTCCGATACCATCCAAATCCCCAACGCCAAAGGCAAAATCAGGCTGAGCTTCCTGGCAACCCCCCCGAAGGAAGGTGACGAGCCGCCCCAAAATGCCCCATCCGTCCTGATCCCGGGCCGCTGGGAAAAAATCCTTCTGTTAGTATCCGAGGACAAGGATAATTCCACGCTACCCATCAAGATAAGGGCCATTAATGCCAGCAACAATGCCTTCGGGCCTGGTAGTATTTATATGATGAACTTGTCTCGACTCAGGATCGGCGGCACGATCGGCGACAAAAAAATCGACCTGCTTCCCAGGACGGTTCAGATCATCAAAAACCCCATTAGCACGGACGGCCTTTATCCCGCCAAACTCTACACCATCAGAAAGCGAGGGGACAAGCCGCAGCGGTTCATCAAGCAGATGTGGGGGCATGACAGCAAGGTAAGGAAAGTTCTCTTTATCCTGCCGAGACCCGCGCCGCACCACGCAACCTACTACTGCGCCCCCATCCATGATTTCTGAGAGGCCTGGCTTGAAGACAGGCAGCCCAAGCCGCGTGTATGATATGCCTGTTCGGAAAAGGCGCCGCAAAAAAACCGTAGGGGCGAGATTGCCATAACAAAATATCCTCCGCCGCCGGGAATCGCCGCGCCCCCCTATAAAACAAAGTAGGGCCGCAGGGACTTGAACCCTGGACCAAGGGATTATGAGTCCCCTGCTCTAACCAACTGAGCTACAGCCCCCTTGAGTGGAGGCGCAATATACCTATTTACCTCATTCTGACAATGCCATATTAGCTCAAAATCCCGTCCCCATGTGACCAATGGCACCAGGCACGCGATCCGTAACCTTGACAGCAGGCGGTGGAAGCCTGATAAATCATCCCACTAACCCCACTAATTGACATGCGCTGGAAAGGTAGAAGACAAAGTACGAACGTAGAAGATCGACGAGGAACCACTGTCAGGGGTGGTGGTGGCCCCGTCGGGGGCGGTGCCCTGGGCAGCATTATCTTCGCCCTCTTCAAACGCGGCAGCGGTAAAACCAAGCTGCTCCTGATCGTCGGTGTCATCGCAGCCTGCTTCCTCTTTAAAATCAACCCACTCTCCTTGCTTGGATTCTCCAGCGGCGGCGGCAGCCAGGTCGTGCAAAAGGACGGCCCGCCACCCGATCCTGAAATGAAGGCGTATCTCTCGACCATGCTGGCCGATAACGAGGAGATCTGGCAGAAGGTGCTCGCTGCGGAAGGCATCAAGTACCGTCCTTCAAAAATGATCATCTACGAGGGACGCACCACCACACCCGGTGGTATCGCCGATGCCAGGATGGGGCCGTTCTACATGCCCGCCAATGAAGCCATTTATATCGACCCGTCGTTTTTCATCGAGATGAAAGAGAAATTCGGTGCCAAGGGCGACTTTGCCGAAGCCTATGTCATCGCCCACGAAGTGGGGCACCACATCCAGAAAATCCTGGGATACACCGATAAGGTCCACAGCCAGCAGGGGCGGATTTCCAAGACGGACTACAACAAACTCTCCGTCCGCCTGGAACTGCACGCGGATTTCCTCTCCGGTGTGTTCGCCCACCACGGGCAGGAGCAGTTCAAGTTTCTGGAAAACGGCGACATCGAGGAGGCGATGAACGCCGCGGAAGCCATCGGTGACGACCGACTCCAGGAACAGGCGCAGGGCCATGTGCAGCCGGACCTCTTTACCCACGGCACCTCCGCGCAGCGCAAACGCTGGTTCATGCACGGCTACAAACGCGGCGACCTCCGCGACGGCGAGAAAATCTTCACCATGCCCTACGAAGATCTGTAGCCGCGACCGGGGGAATCAAGAGAGTGCTGATGGAATTACACGCAACCGCATCGGCTACTGTAATCTTTTCATGCGGCTTAACACCGCTTGACAGGACGATCACTTCAACAGTCTTTCTTCCAGTGATTCGAGCGGAACACCCTTGGTTTCTGGAACCATCAGCATAACCCACAGCAACTGGAGCACCATCATGACAGCGAAAAAGAGGAACACCGCACCGGGAGAAAACATCGTTACCATTCTTGGAAAAAACGTCGTCAGCAAAGCTGCGAAAATCCAGTGAGTGGAACTACCCAGTGACTGCCCTCTGGCCCGTTGTTCGTTGGGGAAAATCTCAGCGATAAATACCCATATCACGGCCCCCTGCCCCACTGCGTGTGCGGCGATGAAGGTGAATATGCAGACCGGAATGATCGCGTAGTGCTGGGTGTAGAATGCCCACGACACGAGACCGAGTGAAAGGATGTATCCAAAAGAACCTATATACAACAAGGAACGCCTGCCCATGCGGTCGATCAGCCAAAGCCCGACAAAGGTAAAGATGAGGTTTGTGACGCCGATTCCGGCGGACTGCAAGAGCGCGGCATTCTCGCCGAGTCCCGTCATTTGAAAAATGCGGGGCGAGAAATACAAAATCGCGTTGATCCCGGAGAGTTGGTTGAAAAATGCGATCAGGAACGCGAGGACAATGGGAACACGAAGGCGTTTGCACCAAAACGGGCCACGGGGGCCTGAGGAGGCTTTCCCGAAGTGCCGCTCAATCTCATCCGCAATGGCGTTCGCCGAATCTGGGCTCGCCTGAGGATCAGAAGCCAACAAAATATCGACCGCCTGTTTACGTTTGCCACGCCGACCGATGAGCCAGCGCGGGCTTTCCGGAATCAAGAGACACATGATGGCGAAAATGAGCGCAGGGATGGCCTCGACCCCCAACATCCAGCGCCAGTCATTGTGCCCATGTCCGTTGATCAGGGCATTGGACAAAAAAGCGATGAGGATGCCTAACACGATATTGAACTGGAACATGCCCGCCAGACGACCGCGTTTCGCCGCTGGGGCGATTTCAGAAATATAGA
Proteins encoded in this region:
- a CDS encoding PEP-CTERM sorting domain-containing protein (PEP-CTERM proteins occur, often in large numbers, in the proteomes of bacteria that also encode an exosortase, a predicted intramembrane cysteine proteinase. The presence of a PEP-CTERM domain at a protein's C-terminus predicts cleavage within the sorting domain, followed by covalent anchoring to some some component of the (usually Gram-negative) cell surface. Many PEP-CTERM proteins exhibit an unusual sequence composition that includes large numbers of potential glycosylation sites. Expression of one such protein has been shown restore the ability of a bacterium to form floc, a type of biofilm.); this translates as MKKTLGFICAALCASAVSTQAVVLAGWDFGNSLTSTQGTDPATGDPTVLASGVIVTSALDGVGGLNNWVPFVHDTATIGDNTGFAASGTAFGRTDSGNFGQTTEGATANSLANAITANDYVTFTIAVDTPGTTLNISDFSVGGAVASTTNNRPADTWNVLAQVNGGSTWVAANALLTTDKVIGVVQGLTAFDDIHIDLSGDSTFQGITSVEFRIYMWGSNGNGTTSRGQIDNLVVEGTVAIPEPSSAALLGLGGLALILRRRK
- a CDS encoding neutral zinc metallopeptidase gives rise to the protein MRWKGRRQSTNVEDRRGTTVRGGGGPVGGGALGSIIFALFKRGSGKTKLLLIVGVIAACFLFKINPLSLLGFSSGGGSQVVQKDGPPPDPEMKAYLSTMLADNEEIWQKVLAAEGIKYRPSKMIIYEGRTTTPGGIADARMGPFYMPANEAIYIDPSFFIEMKEKFGAKGDFAEAYVIAHEVGHHIQKILGYTDKVHSQQGRISKTDYNKLSVRLELHADFLSGVFAHHGQEQFKFLENGDIEEAMNAAEAIGDDRLQEQAQGHVQPDLFTHGTSAQRKRWFMHGYKRGDLRDGEKIFTMPYEDL
- a CDS encoding sugar porter family MFS transporter — encoded protein: MTPTRLPERRKNKNHPRGSTQCRHVSFTTTNQHTMNKLFFWSITSALAGFLFGFDTVVISGAEQKIQNVWGLSSGLHGIAIASALYGTVIGALIGGWPTDRFGRKGTLQWIGILYFVSAVGSALAPDVYTFTIARFIGGLGVGVSTIAAPLYISEIAPAAKRGRLAGMFQFNIVLGILIAFLSNALINGHGHNDWRWMLGVEAIPALIFAIMCLLIPESPRWLIGRRGKRKQAVDILLASDPQASPDSANAIADEIERHFGKASSGPRGPFWCKRLRVPIVLAFLIAFFNQLSGINAILYFSPRIFQMTGLGENAALLQSAGIGVTNLIFTFVGLWLIDRMGRRSLLYIGSFGYILSLGLVSWAFYTQHYAIIPVCIFTFIAAHAVGQGAVIWVFIAEIFPNEQRARGQSLGSSTHWIFAALLTTFFPRMVTMFSPGAVFLFFAVMMVLQLLWVMLMVPETKGVPLESLEERLLK